In the genome of Juglans microcarpa x Juglans regia isolate MS1-56 chromosome 6S, Jm3101_v1.0, whole genome shotgun sequence, the window GCCTCTTATGTGAATCGGCCTAAGCATAGTTCTTAatgttatgttttgaatttttctaattagatatttggatttaagaaaaaaattacatgagaaatgtaaattttggtaagattTGGAGTTGACATGCAAGATCCTTAATTTATGgacaaaatggtcatttttcacAAGTAGAAGGGTAAAATAGCAATTTTGCCATaagtttgtgaattttatatttctaagtaCTTAGTGAGAAGTCTCTAACCCttagaaatatctcattttagttCACATTAATTCACGCTACTTTTACGTCACGCTTAATTGCtttaagttagcctctaacttattTTCTAGTGTATTTATGTATATACGTTGGTAAGCTTATTATTgtcatattcttatcatttaTGTTTGTTATAAATTGTTTAATATGCCAtgccaatttatttatttcaagtccatgtttATTTGCTTCATTCCATGTCATGCCATATTATGCCATGCCATATGTAATACGGTTAATTTTtacatgtcatgccatgtcaccTACATTAAGTATGTCATGAAagatattttcaaatcagtagaatcttttatttttatcatgaccccatgTACAAGGATGGAGTACTTAAATTGGTGTGAAATCAAGATAGAGATCAATAGGCTTCAAATGAGATCTAAATAACTGGTTTTCAAAATGAAGTCAGGCACAAATGCCGGCAGTGCAAACCATGGTTTCATTTCAATATATTGACATACTCACAGTTGGCGCAGATGCCTGTGATATGATGCGTTATCAGCAGGAACACACGACTCAAGAGGACTCATGTAGCATTcacatttcatatttaattaacgAGTTTATTGTTAAACAAGATTTCAAGTTTGTGTTCAGTTCAAGTTAGTTTCATGTTTAATTCATGTCACTTCAATCCATATCAGTTTTCATGTTATGTCAACACATATTATGTTCTTTGCTTGGTCATGTCACTCTCAATCATGTTCAAGTCAGcattcatgtcattttattgtcatgcatgcaatatattGTTAGTTAAGTCtattgttaacttgctgagatttataatcaaatcttacttggTAGTTTCAATTACCATTGCCTATAAATTGTAGACTATCTGTCAGGCCATAGAGAGCCAGCGCTCCGAGGTCTGGATGAGGCTAACTAGCTCGTAGAGGAACGACGAAAAACTTATAACTGCGGCTATCTGTTTCCTAGACGCTATTTTGGACATTATAACAGAGCTGCGTGAGTAGCTCAGCAATCTATTagaatagttttattttcaaactataaTTATGGAGCTTTGTCTCTAATACTTATTTCGTTACAGATCTTTAGAATAAATACTATAACTTTTGAATATCTGTTATAATGCGATTGTAAAATATGCCTATATTATTTTAGGATATGTTATATCTGGTATAtaatattgctaaaaaaaaatttgttggtTGCGAATAATGcatgctattatatatatatgctaagtgtattatatttttaactgtGTTAAACATAAGTATATACTTTTATATTAACTGACTCGAGGTCGTGACATATAATTTCTCGTATCTTTCGAACAatgaaaaatacatgtaaagagttattaatattatacattctGTGTTAATATTTACGCCAACACGAGAGTGGGACCTACGTGAGAATCCGAGGAATGCCCACAAGCTGTATCCAATCCAATAGTTAACAAGTCTTATCCAGTGTATAGCCTCAGCTGCCAAAAAGTGTACCCGTATCAACCGGTTAACAGAGAGAGTCTATCTCTGGTCCGGGAGAGACCAAAAATGGCCTGTTCGGCTTCCTTTTCCTCCCCTCTTCGCTTCCACCACCACCAGAGCCATCTTCTATTCTCTCCCAGAACCCCTCTCAATCCTCCAACAACAAGACCTACCAAGCCCACGACCCCTTTCGCCATTCCACCCCTCTCCACCGCTGACGCCGCCGCCACCTTCGACGGCACAACCTTCGCCGTCATTGGGGGCAGCTCCGTCGCCGCCCTCGCCGCAGTTCTCTCCCTTACAGACCCAGAGAGACGGAGGCGCCTTCAGGCCGAAGTCGTCGGGGGTGGCGACAAGGATGTTGTGAAGGATTACTTCAACAACTCCGGATTCCAGAGGTGGAAGAAGATTTACGGAGAGACCGACGATGTGAACCGGGTTCAGAAGGACATAAGGCTGGGCCACTCCAAGACCGTCGAGAATGCCATCAAGATGCTGACTGATGAAAGCCCGCTTCGAGGGGTTACTGTTTGTGATGCTGGATGTGGCACCGGTTCTTTGTCCATTCCGCTCGCCAAGGAGGGCGCTATTGTCTCGGCCAGCGATATTTCGGCAGCTATGGTTGCTGAAGCTGAGAAGCAGGTGAGAGAAGTGTGCTACTTaaacgtgtgtgtgtgtgtgtatatgtgtgtgtacacACACTGTCGGTATAACTTTCATTATAGTTTTTTGAAGTTGGGGATGAGGTGAGTTTGATCTGTGTGTTGTTTTGATGTTATGTAAGAGGTCTGTGTTTACAGCGTTCTGTCAAGTTCAGATAAACTCTGAGTATACTGAATGCTTTTTAGGTGTGCTCCCTACgattaatattacttttttttaagtttcgGAGTGGATCAAATCCAGACGGTAAAGTCGCATTAATCTTATGTTAAGCCTATTTCTGTATGCACATAAGTTGGAATAGGATAGGACTACACAACCGTGGTGCAGTGAGAAATGTGAGTGAAAATCAGCCTTATCATGTCGGCTTTCTATTGTTATAGAAGTACAATAATTTGTTGGCGATCGTATTTACatgtattttgaatttcatgacAGGCAAAGGAACAGCTTCTGGCAGGCAAGGATGATCTTTCACCAGCTCCAGTGATGCCAAAATTTGAAGTCAGTGATTTGGAGAGCTTAGAAGGGAAGTATCACACCGTAGTCTGCCTGGATGTTTTGATTCATTACCCGCAGGGTAAAGCTGACGGGATGATTGCCCACCTTGCTTCATTGGCAGAAAAGCGATTAATTCTAAGCTTTGCACCAAAGACGCTTTATTATGATATATTGAAGAGGGTAGGGGAGTTGTTCCCCGGGCCTTCAAAGGCAACAAGGGCATATCTCCATTCAGAGGCAGACGTGGAAAGAGCATTGCAAAAGGTAGGGTGGAAGATAAGGAAGAGAGGCCTCATCTCCACACAATTTTACTTTGCAAAGCTTGTTGAGGCTGTTCCTGCATAATGAGGCTGAGAGGTTAGATATAAGTTTTGCCTCGATCTATTTGTTCTGTTTCTAGGAAGGAATTACCTCCAACTTTAATGTAAAACCTGCATTTTTTCCATGTATGTTGTTATTCTCTGCCTGtattaatgaataaatacaGATTGCAGCAAATAACAGTTGTCAATGCTGAAACATTGTGATGTATCCTTGTGCAGTGACGAGATTTTATAGGTGTTTTGCTGAAAATTCCACGATTCGTCCATTGTATCATGTGTTCAGTGTgctgtatattaatatataactctCAAGCTTAATTATGTGGCGGCGAAATGGTGCCTGTTTTTGTTATGATCCATCTTCCCTTTAATTCATCACTCGCCTTTGTAGCCTTCTAGTTGAGTACCTCTCCTCTGAAAGGACTTGAAGAGCTCTTGGTAAGCTAGATTGCAGAAATTACCGTCCGAAGGGTAActtaaaaatgtgttttgatgaTGTCAGATTCAAACTTATCAGC includes:
- the LOC121237305 gene encoding magnesium protoporphyrin IX methyltransferase, chloroplastic → MACSASFSSPLRFHHHQSHLLFSPRTPLNPPTTRPTKPTTPFAIPPLSTADAAATFDGTTFAVIGGSSVAALAAVLSLTDPERRRRLQAEVVGGGDKDVVKDYFNNSGFQRWKKIYGETDDVNRVQKDIRLGHSKTVENAIKMLTDESPLRGVTVCDAGCGTGSLSIPLAKEGAIVSASDISAAMVAEAEKQAKEQLLAGKDDLSPAPVMPKFEVSDLESLEGKYHTVVCLDVLIHYPQGKADGMIAHLASLAEKRLILSFAPKTLYYDILKRVGELFPGPSKATRAYLHSEADVERALQKVGWKIRKRGLISTQFYFAKLVEAVPA